In Sphingomonas crocodyli, the genomic window TGCCCGCCTCCAGCGACAGCAGGGCGACGAACGAGTCCATATGCGCATCGAGCGCATTGCCCATCGCCCGCAGCATCGCCGCACGCCCTGCGCCGCCGATCGCATTCCATTCGGGCTGCGCCTTGCGGGCGAGTGTGATGGCCGCATCGATATCGGCCGTCGTCGCATCGGCGACATAGCCGATCACGCGCCCGCGATCCGACGGGCTGGTGACAGGCGATTGATGCGCGGCGATCAACCGACCGCCGACGATCGCGCCCGCGCCGGGCCGTTCGCCGCCGATCAAGGCCGCCGATCGATCCGCCACATCGCGCTCGATCGCCCGGCTATAGTCACGGCCCAGCGGATTGCGACGCGACGGGCCGTAAATGTCGGCGGGCAGCGGGATGCGCGCATGGCCGCGCGGATGCGCCTCGACCGCTGCGATTGGATCGGCGACCACCAGATCGGCGGGCACCTTCTCGTCCAACAGCGCATGCACGAAGCTGGTATTCGCACCATTTTCGAGCAGGCGGCGTACCAGATAGGGCAGCAATTCCTCATGCCCGCCCACCGGCGCATAAGCGCGTAGCCTGAGCGGGCCATAGTGCTTCTCCGCCGCGCGATAGAGCGCCTCGCCCATACCGTGCAGCCGCTGATGCTCGATCGTCACGCCGGCCTGCGCCGCCATATGCCGGACCGCCGCGAGCGTATGCGCATTGTGGCTGGCGAATTGCGGATAGAGATCGGGTGCGGCCGCGATCAGCGCGCGGGCGCAGACGAGGTAGCTCAGATCGGTGGCTGCCTTGGTGGTGAACACCGGATAGTCGGGGCGACCGGCGACCTGCGCCTTCTTGATCTCGCTATCCCAATAGGCGCCCTTGACCAGCCGCACCATGATCCGCCGGCCGCTCTCGCGCGCCAGCCGCGCGAGGCCGTCGATCACCTGAGGCCCGCGCTTCTGATAGGCCTGAACGACCACACCCAGCCCCTGCCACTCGCCGAAGAACGGCTCCTTCACCAGCCGCTCGACCAACTTGAGCGAGATGACGAGGCGATCCGCCTCCTCCGCATCGATCGCGAAGTTGAGGTTATAGTGCGCCGCGATTTGCGCGAGCCGCTTCACACGCGGATAGAGTTCGTCCCAGACGCGGGCCTCCTGCACCGCCTCATAACGCGGCGACAAAGCCGACAGCTTGACCGAAACGCCGTGGCCCAGTTCCGGCCCCGCCCCGTTCGATGCCTTGCCGACCGCTTCGATCGCGTCGGCATAGATGCCCTCATACCGCGCCGCGTCGGCCGCGGTGCGCGCGCCTTCGCCCAGCATGTCGAACGAGCAGAGATAGCCCTCCTTCTTCGACCGGGCGAGCGCATCGCCGATTGTGCGGCCAAGGACGAACTGCTCGCCCATCATCTTCACCGCCGCGCCCACCGCCTGCCGAATCACCGGTTCGCCCAGCCGCGCGGTCATCCGCTTCAGGAAGCCGCCGAGGTCGCTCTTGGCCTCGTCATCGACGTCGATCAGCCGCCCGGTGAGCATCAGCCCCCAGGTCGATGCGTTGACGAACAGGCTGTCCGACTTGCCGATATGGCTTGCCCAGTCGGCCGATCCGATCTTTTCGGCGATCAGCCGATCGCGCGTGTCGGCATCGGGCGTGCGCAGCAGCGCTTCGGCCAAGCACATCAACGCCAGCCCCTCGCGCGTGCCCAGCGAGAATTGCTGGAGGAAGCTTTCGACCACGCCCTGCTTCTTCGTCGAAGCCCGCGCCTGTTCGACCAGCGCCACCGCCTCACCAACGATCGCACGGCGCGCATCGTCCGACAGCGGGCGCGCGTCGAGCAGCGCGCGGACCACATCGGCCTCGTCCGCATATTTGGCGTCGTCGATTGCATCCCAGGCCGACAGCGGCATCGCTCACTCCATTTGTCCGATTGAACCGGATTTTAGGGGCGATTATGCCGAATGTGCTTCGCATGTTTGGGCACCACACCGAAGGAATCGAAGAATGCCGGCCGCAGATTCGAAGAACCTTCCCATCGACGATGTCGACCGCCGGCTCCTCCGCGTCCTCCAGGAAGACGGGCGGATCACGAATCAGGCGTTGAGCGAACGGTGCGGTCTCTCCCCTGCCGCCTGCTTCGATCGGGTGAAACGGCTGCGCGAACGCGGCGTAATATCGGGCTACACCGCGCTGCTCGATCCCGAAAAGCTCGATCAGGCGCTGCTGATCTTCATCGAAGTGCTGCTCGATCGCACGACAGACGACGTCTTCGCCGCCTTTGCCGGCCATGTGCAGCGCGTGCCGCAGGTTCTGGAATGCCACATGGTCGCGGGCGGATTCGATTATCTGCTGAAGGTGCGGGTGAGCGACATGGCCGCCTATCGCACCTTCTTGGGCGAGATCCTGACCGCCATGCCGGGCGTGCGCGAGACGCGGACCTATGCCGTGCTGGAGGAGGTAAAGCTCACCACCCGACTGCCCGTCTGACCATTAACGAAGCGTGGCATTTTTGCATCAGGGGGCGGGTTTCCGCAGATCTGCACCGATCGATAAATCGCAGAAATCTCCCAACTCCGCCGCGTCGCAACGAATCTCGCCGCATTGCAAAAGAGGTGGCGATTTTTTGCCACAAACCTGTCACATATCGTCACTAGGGCCACGGACCTAGGGCAGTAAGCCTGTCGCAGGGTGCCCGACTTCGAACGTAGAAAATTGTTGCACTGCACAACGTTGCGCGTCGTTCGGGACTACAGGGGAACATAAAATGCGTAATTTCTCATTGGGCTGCGCCGCGGGCGCAATCGCCGTCGCCATCGTGGCGACCGCGCCGGCTATGGCGCAGGAAACGACCTCCACGATTCGTGGTACGGTTACTGAAGGCGGCGCTGCTGTCAGCAACGCTGCGATCACCATCACGCACATTCCGTCGGGCACAAAGAGCACGGCGACGACCGATGCGAACGGCACCTTCACCGCCGCCGGTCTGCGCGTCGGTGGCCCGTTCAACGTCGCCATCGCCGCTCCCGGCAAGCCGGAAACCACCGTCACCGACATTTTCACGGTCATTGGCCAGCCCTATGATCTGCCGGTCGACCTCGTCTCCGAAGGCGACGCCATCGTCGTGACCGCGGCCAAGCTGCCGGGTGCGCGCACCGTTTCGCAGGGCCCGGCAACGCTGCTGACCGAGCGCGAGATCGCCAAGATCCCGTCGATCAATCGCGACGTCCGCGACCTGATGCGCCGCGATCCGTTCGCGCGCCTCGATGACACCCCGTCGGGTGGCCGCGCCGTTTCGTTCGCTGGCCAGAACGCGCGCTTCAACCGCTTCTCGGTCGACGGCGTGCCGGTCACCGACAATTTCGGCCTCAACCCGGATGGTCTTCCCAGCCGCCGCTCGCCGATCCCGCTGGACGCCATTGGCCAGTTCCAGACCAAGGTCGCGCCCTATGACGTCCGCGAAGGCAACTTCCAGGGCGGCGCGATCAACGTCATTCTGAAGTCGGGCACCAACGAGTTCCACGGCACCGGCTTCTATTCCTATTCGGCCGACGAACTGACCGGCAAGAAGACCAAGGCGGGCCCCGGCGCGCCGACCGGCCGTGTCACCCTGCCGAACTTCAAGGTCGAGAATTACGGCGCCGAGATTTCGGGCCCGATCATCAAGGACCGCCTGTTCTTCATGGTCGCCGGTGAGCGCGTTCGCGCGGGCACCCCGATCCCCGAAGGTCCGCGCGACAACAATGGCGGCACCTCGATCTCGAACCTGACCCAGGCACAGGTCGATCAGGTCACGTCGATCGCACAGAGCCGCTATAATTACGAAGCCGGCGGCGTGCTCAAGAACTCGGACGATCGCGACGATCGCCTCGTTGCCAAGCTCGACGCCAACCTGTCGGATCAGCACCGCGCCTCGTTGACCTACACCTACAACAAGGACTCGATTAAGCTCGTCCAGAACGCCTTCACCACCGGTGCCCAGGGCCTCGGCCTCGAATCGAACGGCTATATTTCGGGGAACCGGCTGCACACCGGCGTCGCGCAGATCAACTCCGAATGGAGCGACGATTTCTCCACCGAAGTCCGCGGCTTCTACAAGGACTATAAGCGCGCTCAGGATCCGATCCTGGGTCGCGGCTTCGCCCAGATGCAGGTCTGCACCGCGCCGACCTCGGATCGCAATGCTGCCGGCGCTGCCGATGCGGTCGCGACCGAATGTCAGTCGGGCTTCGCCAGCGTCTCGATCGGTCCGGATGTCTCGCGTCAGTCGAACACGCTCACCAGCCGCACCTATGGCGGTCTCGTTCAGGCGCGCCTGAAGAAGGACGATCACGATATCCGCGTGTTCGCCGACATTCAGGACACGAAGATCTTCAACCTGTTCGTGCAGCGCACCGCCGGCGATTATTATTTCGACTCGATCGCCGATTTCCAGGCGGGCAATGCCCAGCGCCTGCGTTATCAGAACGCCGTGCCGTCGCTGAACCCAGACGACGCGGCTGCGCAGTTCCGCTATCAGTCCTACACCTTCGGCATCCAGGACAACTGGCGCGTCAACGACATGCTGACGATCGTCTACGGCATGCGCTACGACACGTTCGGTGGTCATAGCCGTCCGGCGCTCAACTCGAACTTCGTCAACCGCTTCGGCTTCGCCAACACGGCTTATATTTCGGGCCGTGGCGTGTGGCAGCCGCGTCTGGGCATCGACTTCAAGCCTACCGCGCGTCTGAGCCTCCGTGGCGGCGTCGGTGTCTTCTCGGGCGGTTCGCCGGACGTTTACGTCTCGAACAGCTTCTCGAACACCGGCTTCCTGTCGAACAGCATCGACGTTCGTCGTCTCAGCAGCGGCGGCATCAACGGCGCCACGCTGGCGCAGGGCAATGCGATCCTGAACGGCGTGAACGGCACCACGATCCCGACGGCGGCGAATACCCTTCTGTCGAGCGCAACCAGCTCTGCGGCGGCGCCCACCAACGCGCTGGATCCGAACTTCAAGGTTCCTTCGCAGCTGCGTGCCACCTTCTCGGCCGATTATGACGCCGATCTGGGCAGCACGCTCGGCACCTGGAACTTCGGCGCCGACCTGTTCTACTCGGCCGTGCAGAACCAGGTTTACTTCACCGATCTGCGCGTGGTGCCGACGGCGCTGCGGACCCCGGATGGCCGTGTTCGCTATGCCAATGTTCCGGGCATCGCCTTCACCGATACCAATCAGGATCTGTTCCTGACCAACACCAAGAAGGGCCGCAGCTACGTCGCCGTCGCCCGCGTCAACAAGAGCTGGGACTTCGGGCTGAGCCACATGTTCAGCTTCACCTACCAGAACATCAAGGACGCCACCCCCGCCACGTCGTCGACCGCGTCGTCGAACTATGGCAATGGCGCGTTCCTCGATGCCAATGGCGCGGCCTACGGCACTTCGAACGACGAAGTGAAGTATGCGTTCAAGTATAGCGTCGACTATCAGCACGCCTTCTTCGGCGACTATAAGACGACTGTCGCGCTGTTCGGTGAAACCCGCATCGGCCGTCCGTACAGCTGGACCTTCCAGGATCTGTCGAACGCCCGCAGCCCGATCTTCGGCACGGCCGGCAGCAACTCGCGCTACTTGCTCTATGTACCGACGGGCACGAACGACCCGCTGGTTACCTATGACAGCCTGGCGACCCAGACCTATATGGAGAACCTGATCAACTCCTCGGATCTGAAGAAGTACCGTGGCAAGATCGCACCGCGCAACAAGTTCAACTCGCGCTGGTTCACCCGTATCGATCTGCACTTGTCGCAGGAAATCCCGGCATTCCTGGGCGGCAAGTCGCGCATCACCCTGTTCGCGGACGTGGAGAACTTCACCAACTTCCTGAACAAGAACTGGGGTCAGATCCGCGAGTATCAGTTCCCGTACAACATCGTCGCTGCCCGCGTGCAGTGCCTGACCACGCCGCAGACGGCGCCGGGCATGACCGGCACGGCTGCGACCACCACGGCGCAGGCCTGTCAGCAGTATCGTTACTCGATGCCGCAGTCGGCACCGAGCGACCAGATCTACACGCGTCAGTCGCTCTATGCGATCCGCGTGGGCGCCCGCTTCTCCTTCTAAGGAACGGGTTCCTTCGGGACAGGAAAGGGCTCCGCTTCGGCGGGGCCCTTTTTCTTTGTCCGCGGTCCAGCTTGTGGCTTGCCGAATCCGTCCGATTTCGGGCTAGAGTGGCGTCATGCGATTGTTACGCGCGTGCCTGATCCTCTCTGCCCTGATCCTGCCGGTCGCGGCGCAGGCGGCTATCCTTCCGATCACCCTGTGCGACGCCGTGTGGCTCGATGCCGCGCGGTCGCGCGAAGTGCCGGTGCGGATCCGGATGCCCGCCGGCCGCGGCAAGGTGCCGCTGATCGTCTTCAGCCACGGCCTGGGCGGTTCGCTGGAAGCGGGCACGATGTGGGCGCATGCCTGGGCGACGCAGGGCTTTGCGGTGATCAACCTGCAGCATGCGGGCAGCGACAGCGCCCTGTTCGGCAAGCCCGACTTCAAGTCGGCGCTCAACAGCACCCAGCTTGCCGCCCGCGCCCGCGACGTGCAATTCGCGCTCAACGAAGTCGGCCGCAAGCCATTCGAAGGAAGGTGCGAGCTGCGCCGGATCGATCCGACCCGAATCGGCATGGCCGGCCACAGCTTTGGCGCGCAGACCACTTTGGCCGTGGTGGGTCAGAGCTTCCCGACGCCGTTCGAGCCCCCTCTGGCCGATCCGCGCATTCGCGCCGCCGTGGGCTTCAGCCCCTCGCCACCGCTCACCGGATCGCCCGAGGCGGCCTTTGCTAACATCCGCATCCCGTTCCTGTCGGTAACGGGCACGCAGGATGCGATCCCGAACGTGATCGCGGTGACCGCGCTGCAGCGCCAGTCGCCCTATCGGCTGATGCCGCCGGGCGACAAATTCCTGCTCGTGATGGAAGGCGGCACCCATGCGATGTTCGCCGGCCAGAGCTTCTCCGCGGGCAGCAGCGATCGTGAACCGACCCCGCATATCCGCGACACCGTGATCGCGATCACCACCGCCTTCTGGCGCGCCGTCTTCAACGACGACAAGCCTGCCCTGCGCTGGCTGCAAAGCCCCGAAGGCGCGCGGGCCGGCCTGCCGCCACAGGACAAGTTCGAAAGCAAATAGGCTCTTGAGGCAGGTTCAGCGAAGCTGAACCTTGGGGCGGTACCGGATCAAACTAATGAAAATCACGCGACGGCGGCAATATCCGCACGTCGCGCGGATGGCGGCCGCGCGGTACCGCATGGCGCGGCAGTTGCGGATGGGCGAAGACGTCGGCGCGCAGCGGCTCGATCATCGGCTGATGGTCCTCGGACAGGCGCCCCAACTCGACGGTGCGATCGATCACGGTCGCGCCCATCAGGTGGACGACGCCTTCGGGGCTGCGCTGGATCTCGCCCTCAACCTCCATCAGCCGCGCCGACATGACCTGACGTCGTTGGTTTTCGAAGATGCGCGCCCAGAGCAGCACGTTGACGATCCCGGTCTCGTCCTCGATCGTGATGAAGATCGCCTTCCCCTCGCCCGGCCGCTGCCGCACCAGCACCACGCCCGCTACCCGCACGCGCCTCCCGTTCTTCGCCTGGTCCGCCTCCTTGCAGGACAGCACCCCCTCCCCTGCGAAGAGCGGCCGCAGAAACTGCATCGGATGCCCCTTCAGCGACAGGCGCGTCACCTGATAATCGGCGGCCACCTCCTCGCTCAGTGGCATGTCGGGCAAGGCCATGTCCGGCTCCGCCCCCAATTCGGCCGCGCGCGCGAAATCGAACAGGGGGAGCGCCCCCGTCGGCAGCCGCCGCACCTCCCACAGCGCCTTGCGCCGATCGAGCCCGATCGACCGGAACGCATCCGCATCCGCCAGCAACCGCATCGCCCGCCCCGGCAACCCGGCACGGCGGGCCAGTTCCTCGACGCTGGTGAAGGGGCGCACGACGCGGGCCTCGGCCATCGCCTTCGCCCAATCCTCCCGAAACCCATCGACCTGCCGCAACCCGATGCGCAGCGCGAGCATGTTGCCGACAGGTTCCAGGCTGTTGTCCCAGAAACTCGAATTGATGTCGGCTTCGAAGATTTCGACATCATGTTCCTGCGCATCACGAATGATCTGCGCGGGGGCATAGAATCCCATCGGCTGCGAATTGAGCAAAGCGCAAGCGAAGGCGGCCGGATAGCGGCACTTGATGTAGGACGAGACATAGACGAGCAACGCGAAGGACTGCGCATGGCTTTCAGGGAAGCCATAGCTGCCGAACCCCTTGATCTGCGCGAAGCAGGCTTGCGCGAAATCGCGGGGATAGCCGCGCCCGACCATCCCTTCGATCATCTCGGTTTCGAACTCGGGCATCGTCCCGACGTTGCGAAAGGTCGCCATCGCGCGGCGCAACTGGTTGGCGCGGGCATCGGTGAACTTCGCCGCGACGATCGCGAGTTTCATCGCCTGTTCCTGAAACAGCGGAACGCCCAGCGTCTTGCCCAGCACATCGACCAGTTCGTCCGGTTCCCCATGTTCGCGCGACGGCGCGGGATAGGTGATCTTCGGCGGATTGGGCTGCCGCTGCTCCTTGCGCCGCTTGAGATAGGGGTGGACCATCCCGCCCTGGATCGGCCCAGGCCGCACGATCGCGACCTGCACCGCAAGATCGTAGAGCGTGCGCGGCTGCAGGCGCGGCAGCATGTTGATCTGCGCACGGCTTTCGACCTGGAACACCCCGATGCTGTCGCCTTTGCATAGCATGTCATAGACGTCCGGCTGATCCGCCGGGATCGTATGCAGCGCATATTTGCGGGCGCCATGCCGATCGATCAGGTCGAACGCCTTGCGGATGCAGGTGAGCATGCCAAGCGCGAGCACATCGACCTTCATCAGGCCGAGCGCGTCGATATCGTCCTTGTCCCATTCGATGAAGGTGCGATCGTCCATCGCGGCATTGTGGATCGGCACCAGTTCGTCGAGCCGCCTTTCGGTCAGCACGAAGCCGCCGACATGCTGCGACAAATGACGCGGATATTCGAGCAGCTGGGCGACGATCATCCCCAGCCGGGCGATCTCGACATTGCCCGGATCGAGGCCCGCCTGTTCGTAGCGCCCCTCCTCCATGCGCGAGCCATAGCTGCCCCACACGGTGGAGCTGATGCGCGCGGTGATGTCCTCGCTCAGCCCCAGCACCTTGCCGACCTCGCGCACCGTGCTGCGCGGGCGATAGTGGATCACCGTCGCGGCTATGCCCGCCCGGTGGCGGCCATAACGATCGAAGATATACTGCATCACCTCTTCGCGCCGCTCATGTTCGAAATCGACGTCGATATCGGGCGGCTCGTTGCGGTCTTCGGAGATGAAGCGGGAGAAAAGCAGCTTGTTTTCGACCGGATCGATCGCGGTCACGCCCAGCGTGTAGCAGATTACCGAATTGGCCGCCGATCCGCGCCCCTGACACAATATCCCTTCACCGCGCGCAAACTGCACAACGTCATGCACGGTCAGGAAATAATAAGCATAGCCCACCGTGCCGACGAGTCTGATCTCGGTACGGATCAGATCGCGATGCGCCTTGGTGAAGGTCGGATAACGTTCCCGCGCGCCCCGCATGACGAGGTGGATCAGCCAGCGCTGCGGGGTCCAGCCCTCCGGCACCGGCTCATGCGGATACTCATATTTGAGAAAGCCGATGTCCCATTCGATCCGGTCGAGCAGCTTCGCCCCCTCGTCAACCGCTTTGGGATAATCGCGAAATATCCGGTCCATCTCGGCTTCGGGCTTGATATGCCGTTCGGCATTGGCGGCGATTTTGGTGCCTGCATCGGCCAGCTTCACGCCCTCACGAATGCAGGTGACGACATCGTGGAGCGGGCGCTGATCGGGCGTCGCATAGAGCGCGTCGCAGGTTGCGAGAAGCGGCACGCCGGTGTCCCCGGCGATCGTGGCGAGGCGCGCCAGCCGCCGCCGATCGCGTCCGCCATAAGGGATGGTGGCGCCAAGCCATATCCGGCGGGGCGCGTGGCGCTTGAGACGGTGGAGCGTCTCCTCAAGTGCCTCGCCCCACGATTGATCGAAATCCGGGGCTGGCCTGACGAGCGATAGGCGGGGACGAGCCTCCTCCCCTTCCATCTTCTCGGGCGGTAGCGGACGTGCCCCTTCCTCGCCTTCGCGCAGGAAGGTTTCGGTTGGCATCACGATCAGCAGGAGGTCGTCGAGATGATCGAGCAAATCGCCCAAGCGCAGGATGCAATCACCCTTGATCGCGCGGCGATTGCCCGTCGTCAGCAGGCGGCAGAGCCGGCCCCAGCCGTGGCGCGTGGCGGGATAAGCGACGATGTCAGGCGTGCCGTCGCAGAAGACGAGGCGCGCGCCCGAGGCGAGTTTGAAGGGGATGAAGGCTTTGCCTGCGGCCTCCGCTTTCTTTCGGGCATCACGCAACGCATCCCAGGCACGGACCACGCCCGCCACGGTGTTGCGATCGGCGATGCCGAGACCCGCCAGCCCCTGCCCCAGCGCCGCGGCCACCATATCCGAAGCTGGAGAAGCCCCACGCAGAAAGCTGTAATTGGTGGCGGCCACCATTTCGGCGAAGCGGGTCATGCGAACAGGCCGTGGAGATACCAGTCGGGCATCGCCGTCTCGCGGCCATAGAGGCCGTGACGGAACAGCCAGAAGCGGCGACCGTGGCTGTCTTCGACCCGGTAATAATCGCGGGTGCGGCCTTTATTGTCGGCGCGACGCCACCACAAAGCGCCGATCCGCTCCGGCCCTTCGGCGCGGACCACCTCATGCGCGGCGCGGCGCCAGTGAAAGCGCTGGGGCGGGCCGTCGGGGACACCGGCGGTGACATCGATGCGCTGGGGCGGATCGAACAGGGTGACGGGGCGTAAAGGCGGTTCGCCCGGTTCAGGCAAGGGCCAGGGGCCGATCGCGCGCGGGGCAGCAGCGGGAAAGGCGAAGCTCGCCTGTTCGGGAATATGCGCATCCTGTGGGGCGTGGCGACGCACGCGATCGCGACCGAGGCGGGTGGAGAGGCGATCGATCAGGCGGGCCAGTTCGTCCTCGGCGATTGTGCCGCCTTCGAGCGCGAGTTGGAGCGGGGCGAGCGGTTCGGCCCGGGGAACGGCGAGGCGAACGAGATCGAAGCCGAAGCCGGGATCGATCGGATCGTCGAGCGCGTCGATCCGCTCACGAAACAACCGCATCAGCAGCGGCACGTCGCGCGTCGGCAGGCCGGTTTCGATCCGGAGCGCGCGGACGAGGCCGTCGGTGCGGAACAGCCGCGCCTCGAACCGACGGCCGCCACGATGGCGCGCTTCGAGCATCCCCGCTGCCTCCCCCGCCAGCGCCTCGACTGCGGCGAGCGCTGCATCGGTGTGGCCGATCGGTTCGGCGAAGCGGCGTTCGACGACCAGAGCGGGTTCGGGGCGGCGCGGGCTGATGCGGATGTCGCGTGCGCCCGTCACCCGCGCGAGCCGATCGGTCGCGGCCTCGCCAAAGCGCGCGGCGATCGGGGCGGAGGGACGTGCGGAAAGATCGGCGATCCGTTTGAGGCCCGCACGGCGCAGCGCGACCGTTTCGGCCGAATCGAGTTCGAGGGCGGCGACGGGGAGCGCGCCAATATCGTCGCCGTGGCGGGCGAGCGCGTGGGCGGCGTCGGGCGTGTCGGCGATCACGGCGCGCGCGGTCATCCCCAGCCGATCGAGGCGGGCAAGAAGGTCCGCCTGCAAGCCCGCCTCCCCGCTGAACAGATGCGCCGCGCCGCTGATATCGAGCAGCAGGCCGTTCGCGCCGTCGATCGCGACCATAGGCGTGTACCGATCGCAACCATCGGCGATCCGTTCGAGCCAGAGGCCGTCGGCATAGGGATCGGCATCCGCCACTGCGACGCCGGGGATGCGGGCGCGGGCGTCGGCGAGGGTCAGGCCGGGGGCCAGGCCGACCGACAGTCCTTCGGCCGAAACGGCGGCGAGCCGCATCGCGCCCTTGACCTTTTCCACCGTGGCGAGGGCATGAACGCCCTCACGCGATAGCCGGTCGGTGGGCAGGAACGGGAACCACAGCGCCAGATAGCGCCGGCTCCCGGAAGGCGAGCTGGTCACGGTTCCACTCCAGGGTGAGGCTGAATTCGGCGATACCGCCGCGATGGCGGAGCAGGGTGAGGTCGATCGCGCTGTGGCCGGGGGCATCGGCCGCCAGCGGAACGGCGGGAACCGCGCGGACCCGCCAGCGGCTGTGCGCGGCGCTGGGCGCGGGTTCGCCCGAACCGCGCAGCAGCAGG contains:
- the putA gene encoding bifunctional proline dehydrogenase/L-glutamate gamma-semialdehyde dehydrogenase PutA; amino-acid sequence: MPLSAWDAIDDAKYADEADVVRALLDARPLSDDARRAIVGEAVALVEQARASTKKQGVVESFLQQFSLGTREGLALMCLAEALLRTPDADTRDRLIAEKIGSADWASHIGKSDSLFVNASTWGLMLTGRLIDVDDEAKSDLGGFLKRMTARLGEPVIRQAVGAAVKMMGEQFVLGRTIGDALARSKKEGYLCSFDMLGEGARTAADAARYEGIYADAIEAVGKASNGAGPELGHGVSVKLSALSPRYEAVQEARVWDELYPRVKRLAQIAAHYNLNFAIDAEEADRLVISLKLVERLVKEPFFGEWQGLGVVVQAYQKRGPQVIDGLARLARESGRRIMVRLVKGAYWDSEIKKAQVAGRPDYPVFTTKAATDLSYLVCARALIAAAPDLYPQFASHNAHTLAAVRHMAAQAGVTIEHQRLHGMGEALYRAAEKHYGPLRLRAYAPVGGHEELLPYLVRRLLENGANTSFVHALLDEKVPADLVVADPIAAVEAHPRGHARIPLPADIYGPSRRNPLGRDYSRAIERDVADRSAALIGGERPGAGAIVGGRLIAAHQSPVTSPSDRGRVIGYVADATTADIDAAITLARKAQPEWNAIGGAGRAAMLRAMGNALDAHMDSFVALLSLEAGKTLNDGVAEVREAVDFCRYYADLAERQFGAPTPLPGPVGETNQLELAGRGVFACISPWNFPLAIFTGQIAAALAAGNAVLAKPAEQTPLVAAKAVLLFHAAGLDPALLALLPGDGAKVGAAIVNHPGIDGVAFTGGTETAWAINRSLAARNGPIVPLIAETGGLNGMFVDTTALREQVVDDVILSAFGSAGQRCSALRLLFVPHDSADEMIATLKGAMDALVIGDPANPSTDVGPVIDAEARQALVTHRERLAREATILHGCAAPEGGDFFGPLLAEIPSADFLEREVFGPILHVVRYDPADLDAVATKLASRGYGLTLGIHSRIEGFAERVRALVPAGNVYVNRSIIGAVVGVQPFGGEGLSGTGPKAGGPHALLRYATERALSVNITAQGGDPALLNL
- a CDS encoding alpha/beta hydrolase family protein — encoded protein: MRLLRACLILSALILPVAAQAAILPITLCDAVWLDAARSREVPVRIRMPAGRGKVPLIVFSHGLGGSLEAGTMWAHAWATQGFAVINLQHAGSDSALFGKPDFKSALNSTQLAARARDVQFALNEVGRKPFEGRCELRRIDPTRIGMAGHSFGAQTTLAVVGQSFPTPFEPPLADPRIRAAVGFSPSPPLTGSPEAAFANIRIPFLSVTGTQDAIPNVIAVTALQRQSPYRLMPPGDKFLLVMEGGTHAMFAGQSFSAGSSDREPTPHIRDTVIAITTAFWRAVFNDDKPALRWLQSPEGARAGLPPQDKFESK
- a CDS encoding TonB-dependent receptor, whose protein sequence is MRNFSLGCAAGAIAVAIVATAPAMAQETTSTIRGTVTEGGAAVSNAAITITHIPSGTKSTATTDANGTFTAAGLRVGGPFNVAIAAPGKPETTVTDIFTVIGQPYDLPVDLVSEGDAIVVTAAKLPGARTVSQGPATLLTEREIAKIPSINRDVRDLMRRDPFARLDDTPSGGRAVSFAGQNARFNRFSVDGVPVTDNFGLNPDGLPSRRSPIPLDAIGQFQTKVAPYDVREGNFQGGAINVILKSGTNEFHGTGFYSYSADELTGKKTKAGPGAPTGRVTLPNFKVENYGAEISGPIIKDRLFFMVAGERVRAGTPIPEGPRDNNGGTSISNLTQAQVDQVTSIAQSRYNYEAGGVLKNSDDRDDRLVAKLDANLSDQHRASLTYTYNKDSIKLVQNAFTTGAQGLGLESNGYISGNRLHTGVAQINSEWSDDFSTEVRGFYKDYKRAQDPILGRGFAQMQVCTAPTSDRNAAGAADAVATECQSGFASVSIGPDVSRQSNTLTSRTYGGLVQARLKKDDHDIRVFADIQDTKIFNLFVQRTAGDYYFDSIADFQAGNAQRLRYQNAVPSLNPDDAAAQFRYQSYTFGIQDNWRVNDMLTIVYGMRYDTFGGHSRPALNSNFVNRFGFANTAYISGRGVWQPRLGIDFKPTARLSLRGGVGVFSGGSPDVYVSNSFSNTGFLSNSIDVRRLSSGGINGATLAQGNAILNGVNGTTIPTAANTLLSSATSSAAAPTNALDPNFKVPSQLRATFSADYDADLGSTLGTWNFGADLFYSAVQNQVYFTDLRVVPTALRTPDGRVRYANVPGIAFTDTNQDLFLTNTKKGRSYVAVARVNKSWDFGLSHMFSFTYQNIKDATPATSSTASSNYGNGAFLDANGAAYGTSNDEVKYAFKYSVDYQHAFFGDYKTTVALFGETRIGRPYSWTFQDLSNARSPIFGTAGSNSRYLLYVPTGTNDPLVTYDSLATQTYMENLINSSDLKKYRGKIAPRNKFNSRWFTRIDLHLSQEIPAFLGGKSRITLFADVENFTNFLNKNWGQIREYQFPYNIVAARVQCLTTPQTAPGMTGTAATTTAQACQQYRYSMPQSAPSDQIYTRQSLYAIRVGARFSF
- a CDS encoding Lrp/AsnC ligand binding domain-containing protein; translated protein: MPAADSKNLPIDDVDRRLLRVLQEDGRITNQALSERCGLSPAACFDRVKRLRERGVISGYTALLDPEKLDQALLIFIEVLLDRTTDDVFAAFAGHVQRVPQVLECHMVAGGFDYLLKVRVSDMAAYRTFLGEILTAMPGVRETRTYAVLEEVKLTTRLPV